A genomic region of Thunnus albacares chromosome 4, fThuAlb1.1, whole genome shotgun sequence contains the following coding sequences:
- the LOC122980594 gene encoding blue-sensitive opsin-like, whose product MRVNHGTELPEDFWIPVALDTNNITSLSPFLVPQDHLGGTGTFYSMAGFMFFIFVVGTAINILTIACTIQYKKLRSHLNYILVNLAMANLLVSGVGSFTACCSFAVRYFIFGPLGCKIEGFLATLGGMVSLWSLAVVAFERWLVICKPLGNFVFKPDHALACCAFTWVFALIASVPPLFGWSRYIPEGLQCSCGPDWYTTNNKYNNESYVMFLFGFCFAVPFATIVFCYSQLLITLKIAAKAQAESASTQKAEREVTRMVVVMVLGFLVCWMPYASFALWVVNNRGQPFDLRLATIPSCLSKASTVYNPVIYILLNKQFRSCMMTMLGMGGGEEETSTTQSVTEVSKVGPA is encoded by the exons ATGAGGGTAAATCATGGTACGGAACTGCCAGAAGACTTCTGGATACCTGTCGCTCTGGACACcaacaacatcacatcactCAGCCCCTTCCTGGTTCCTCAGGACCACTTAGGGGGCACGGGCACCTTCTATAGCATGGCAGGATTCATGTTCTTCATATTTGTGGTTGGCACTGCCATCAACATCCTCACCATTGCATGCACCATCCAATACAAGAAGCTTCGGTCTCACCTCAACTACATCCTCGTGAACTTGGCCATGGCAAACCTTCTTGTGTCCGGTGTGGGTTCCTTTACTGCTTGCTGCTCCTTTGCAGTAAGATATTTCATCTTTGGACCACTGGGATGCAAGATTGAAGGTTTTTTGGCTACACTTGGTG GTATGGTGAGCCTGTGGTCTCTTGCTGTGGTTGCTTTTGAAAGATGGCTGGTCATCTGCAAGCCACTGGGAAACTTTGTTTTCAAGCCTGACCACGCTTTAGCTTGCTGTGCGTTCACTTGGGTGTTTGCACTGATTGCCTCAGTTCCCCCACTGTTTGGATGGAGCAG GTATATCCCAGAAGGCCTGCAGTGCTCCTGCGGTCCAGACTGGTAcaccacaaacaacaaatacaacaacGAATCCTACGTGATGTTCCTTTTTGGATTTTGCTTTGCTGTTCCCTTTGCCACCATTGTCTTCTGCTATTCCCAGCTGCTCATTACACTGAAAATT GCAGCGAAGGCCCAGGCTGAGTCAGCCTCCACCcagaaagcagagagggaggtgaCCAGGATGGTGGTCGTCATGGTGCTGGGCTTCCTGGTGTGCTGGATGCCTTACGCCTCCTTTGCTCTTTGGGTTGTCAACAACCGAGGGCAACCGTTTGACCTGAGACTGGCGACCATACCCTCCTGCCTCTCTAAAGCCTCCACAGTCTACAACCCTGTCATCTACATCCTCCTCAATAAACAG TTCCGTTCATGCATGATGACAATGCTGGGGAtgggtggaggagaggaagaaacgTCAACAACACAATCAGTGACTGAAGTCTCCAAAGTTGGGCCTGCCTAG